A DNA window from Actinomycetota bacterium contains the following coding sequences:
- a CDS encoding cupin domain-containing protein produces the protein MENYKFNEKQINKKYFDDRWVRFAFGLQGHIKSEDLNLGIVEFDKNIRSLTHAHEVDEALYVLGGKGQIDVDGKLIDVKKGDFLFVPKLAEHTIITGDRFRLRIFFVFAGKIHIDY, from the coding sequence ATGGAAAATTATAAGTTTAATGAAAAGCAGATAAATAAAAAATATTTTGATGACAGATGGGTCAGATTTGCTTTCGGTCTTCAGGGTCATATCAAATCAGAGGACCTTAATCTGGGAATAGTTGAGTTTGATAAAAATATCAGATCACTTACTCACGCTCATGAAGTGGACGAAGCACTGTATGTGCTGGGCGGAAAAGGACAAATAGATGTTGATGGCAAATTAATTGATGTGAAAAAAGGAGATTTCCTTTTTGTTCCAAAACTGGCAGAGCATACGATAATAACAGGTGACAGATTCAGATTGAGAATATTTTTTGTATTTGCAGGAAAAATCCATATAGACTATTAA